The Cryptomeria japonica chromosome 2, Sugi_1.0, whole genome shotgun sequence region ttgtagacggagatagggacatgggatgaagctacagacctgaaattagcagtaaaatgtcgagacgatgctttcctgcaagtttgagtgaaagttgacgggacgatggcacccggagtgcacacggtcctccgaaaaatccgcgaaacgaaggggtatttgttcgtctctgcacaaggattccagatcttcaattacagccgcgtacctacaacctacacacagaaaagagaggacgattggggggttagggattaggggtttgccttcaggtcaaaccccggtttttagaattaaccaagaaatgagaatgctgtaaatgtaaatgtttgtaatgtaatcaagtattgataccttgttgtaagaatgtttgtattcttacatgcgaaggtgtaatgatgttgtatgttgtatgttgtgggtgatctcctcttcaatggttgaatccttgtcttgaatgcaacacctagccttgaatggagacttaggatgctcaattgcttgaaggaatgcttgaatgtttgaatgtttgaatatcgcttctgcctcttgcacacatatatttttccccccctttctgggaggggaaatgtagtttatatacttgtcaattagggttaggagactgatttttccgaccttaggccgacctaggagcattattttccaatttgcaaacttgaagacccgatgcccaacaagagactgggcacaaaatagggccagggaccagggcgctgggcgccatggtcccacctcccgggacaacaaggtgcaaggaggatcaggccaaggtgcagaaagatgcagtttttgatgtcgtaaacaggtttcggggtctccattcaagttcaacgttgcgccgccatcgtgaagacccaaatgcagtcgaaattgcaagtgtcgcaattttatgacactacaagtatCCCATAGACATTCCTCTATTCTACAACCACCACCATGACCAAGACCTAAGGGTTTTGCTAGCCATCATTCTTAGGGTGATGAAACGTATTATGAGTGTAAACCACATTTTGTTTCAAAGGTGATTTTGTTGTATATCTTATATTGAAAGGCTCTAGTACCTATATATAATGATGTTTTTGAGATGTTGTCACATGTGATTTAATGCAAAACAATGTCTTATATTGCTTTGATTAAATACTATAAAGATCTAGGTAAAACATaataatgaacatgtatgtcaAATTGAATGTGATTATGATTAATTAAATGAACTAAATGAGATTTCTTATTAAATGCTACAACGATATTAAATTGATACCTTTGTGATCTAATTAAACAATTAATCATGAGTGTTTAACTAAATGCGACAAGTGATAATATAATGAATGATTGTTAAGTTAAATGTCAATGTGATTTAGGTAAATGCTTTTCTAGCACATGGAATACTAAATGATATGCTAACATAGAAATGTAATTTCTTTATCTATAAAAAGAAACTataaaatgaatccaagacaacCATAAATTTTGTCATGAATGAAGCAATGGACACTAAATAGAAAGAGAATCTAACTATCTAGCATAACTtgctttaaaaagataaaaattctaGCATACCATTTAGTGAAGAAGAGATAAAGAAGAAAAAAGACTAAGCATAGTATATGCGTAGGTGCATAGCATTAATGAGATCTTTGAGAGGTGTACCATCCATGTCTGCTAATTTTTAAGGACTCGAGCCATAAATTTCGATGATGTATGGTCCAAACCAATTCTAGTTGAACTTTCCTTTTACACCTGGAAGAGCATTCACATTGCATTGATTTTCATAAAGAACCAAGTCACCAACTAAGAAAGAACATTGAATAACTCGATCATTATAGCTTTATTGTATAGTATTTTGATAGCTTTCAAGATGTTCAAGAGCATTTACACGCTATTCATTGAGCACTtgaaattgttgaagatgttgttctcTAAATGATATAGTCATCAAGGATGTCCTTAAGAGAAACTCACAAtgaaggaatctctaactctaaaggcataatcaCATCGACACCATAAATGAGGTTATAAGGAAGCGTACCAGTTGTAAGAATACTAGTTCAATGGGCCCATAAAGTATTGGACAATTaaacatgccaatccttaccacgTTTCTTAACAATTTTACAaaagattttttcaattttgttattagaagctttggcttgaccattccaTTGAGGATAGTAAGGAGTAGAGAAATGGtgttgaatgtgatatttctcGAGGAAATTCGCCacatctttgttcttaaatgatgtaccAGTTTCAAAAACCAAAATAGAAGGTAAACAAAATTGAGAAAAGATATTGTCAAAGATAAATTATCAAATTAATTTAACAGTCATAGATTGAAGTGGGATGTTGTTTAATGGTCTCTGACATATCTCTCATCATCCTCACCATCACCCTAAGTTCCTAAACCTCTTAAATTTCCATGAACTTTATTACTAGATGTTTTAGTTGTAATAAGTTTGAATATGCATGCATGCGAAATATGGAAGCATAAATAGGGCACATGAATTGTTTAGTAAAATGCCTCAACTTGAGAGTGTTGTCTCAATGATTGCAGGATTGAGACACTTTCAAGTAAATGCATTTAGTAGATGTGAAAACAGTTTGcccaacctttgccaacatccttaCAGCCTTGGAACAAGGCATGGATATCCATCAAATCATACATTAAACAATATATTAAGTTTagagaatatcaatcaattttgaatgtttaacacttttaaacttaAAAATATAAGTTTAATATGTATGATTCAAACCATTTGAGACAAAACCATGGTTTCATACAAGGTGGTCTTGTTAGGAGACTTACGAACCAATGCAATTACCATGTGGACTATCTAGACTAGAATGCCAGTGGAAATGAAGCAATGGAGGAAGTTTATAATTTTGCaatgatctgaattattttgtcaattcagaggacaatacccaaagcagaatttgtggtattgtaaacacataacaaatcatataaaatttcatttcattgaaaatgtgtaagaaccatacaatttttggcaaactctgtgaaagagagttgtgtgcccttgaatctatcccatttgggcaaactctgtaaaagagagttgtatgcctgagcctgtacaatttaggcaatcttgtgaaggagcgtatgcCTGTGGACTTCATGAAAGCTGATACAAATTGGCTAACTCAACAGACGAGATGCATGTCATAGCTTTGCAAAATCATCCTAAGAGTtgtatgcctataactctgtaactctataactctccaactcttatttataagctttcaaagaagctgaacaactACTACATTCATGTCCTCATCagaagtcgaaaagacaatccagtattgaaaggttattacatttatataagaacaaaaattaattaaagattaaaatatttaatactctgACTTATTTCTGATCATGCAACCATTCAGCTTCAATGCCTATACCAACGGTGAAAGGAAGGAGACAAGAAAATACATCAGAGAAAAGTGAAACATTAGAGATGAAATTGAATTATGATTTGGGAAAAATGTAAATCAATTAAACATGAGAGAATCAATCATATCGACCCAAGAAACGGTTAGAAAAGCTTTGGAAAATAGACGCAATTGATAGGTGTCATTCTTCAAATTTAAATGCCAGGATAAGTGTGCATTTGGAATTCTTTTATCCTTATAAGATTGGAAGACTTATCGACTTCTTCTTTTCATCGATCTGGGCTCAACTACAAGTCTTCTAGAGAAATGAAAAGTTGCAGGAAATTGATGGAATATGAAAAAAAGTAAAAACACTTTGATGAATATTGTGTGAACATTTGTGAAGAAGCCAGCGCAGGAAGAAGTAGCTTGTGGGTGGGCTGCAACAAGTTAGAAAGCAGGGATCTGAGGAGAATACAGAGTTGGGAGAGGCTAAAGAGAATCCATTTGTAGATATTGTTTGCAGATTTGGTATAAATAAAATTTGTATTTGTTGTTGCAGTCTAATCGTTTCGCTGTGAGCAGAGAGTCCTTGTTTTGGCTGTGTTTTTGAGTTTTTTAGTTAATAGATAGAGAGGCAGTTATCTGTCTTGTATCACATTGGTATAAAtagaaaaaattaactaaaaacaaCCTCACAAGTTTCACTGTGTCTTAACTACCATAGAAAGCATATTAAACTAGGGTAATATAGATTTAAGCCACTATAAGATTTTAGCTAAGAGCAGAATACATggtaggaaatataaattgcaagGTCATCATGTGAAGACTTTGTTGTGATTTGCAAGCTATATCTTGTTGGCAGCCTGACTTTAGGTAGAAACACAAGTTTATTTATTTTCATCAAGGAATGACAAAATTTGAGTTCATAGTTGGATTGaaggtttatttaaaaaaaaaattaatgtgaaAAAATTGGTTTGCAATAAAATATTGAGAATTGAATACATAGACATCATttgtttgaatttttcttttaaacATTATGGAAATTCAAATATGGTTGGATGAACCATACCTATGATAGATTGGATAATATGAGTGTACTTGTTACTCTCTGCATGAATTTGAAATAAATTGAagcttaaaatttaaaattttccatAAAATGCATGAACCAAGTTATCTACTTCATTTCCCCACCCATTGCAAAGAGGGGGTGAGAAATAAGATATATGCTCTAAAAAGAAATTCCCTTAAAACATTTTTAAGCAAAATTAGATAGAAGGTGTAAGTCAgatatagaatccacatgaggcccCCCAACGCAAGCAatgggtttgaacctatgaccaagctccaatgccacttgttacaagtgcggttgccgttgcaccaaaagatcgacctattaatgtctaatgcaaccactagacttatagaatccacaggaggcggttaagccatgtcacaaacgctgcacaacacaaggagaccaagggtgcacaccttgcaacacacaTCCTTtctaatttattttgattttttttataatcttaaaataaaataaaataaatttgtaatatctatattaaatataatattatctattaataatattaatttttttaatataacaatAATTAAACAAAAGAAATCTTTTGTTTGTATTCTCATGTCAATTCCCATTTAGTTTGGAGTTCATTTTGGTGGAATGTATTTACATATCAACTAGTAGCACACTCTTGTGCTAATTTGGCTCATGACCCAATATTGACATGAACTCTCTCAATCATTTAGTTAACCTAGATTTCTATGAAGAGAATTTATTCTCGTATAATTATACatttaaaacattcataaaataatataaatattcaaATATAAGAACCCACAATTTATAACCTTAATCACACACACATATGCAACCTAACTATATGAGTCTAAGTGTGTTTGTGATTCAATCATTATATATTCCCTCCACCAGCTAGAACCTTCTCCTCAATAATACTCTCTCTCCAACTCGAGAGAGTGTCAACAATTCTTGATGAACTTACGAAAATAGAACACAAAATTAGTCATCATCATTATAATCATTCttatttaaccttcaaatgatacTTAACATGACCAACTCTCTTTTTGATTGCTTGCTATACATAATTAATATATAGTAATTCAATGATTAAATGAGGCTGATTAAACAAGATATGATAAATAACATTTTGGTGTTTATCTTAACTCTTTTATCTAAATTAATGATTACTTAAAATGACTAGTGACATGGATAACACTTATAAGAGTGTCAATAACAATTAATTGCCCTTGAATTAGCCAATCACGCGAAAACGTGAATCTATAACTATTTAGGGTggaaataattaaatcaattaatacaTTCTTTTCTATAAGCATAAAAGTTGATATCTACATAGATGAATTTAATTTATATCTTTAAATTAAAATCTTACAAAATTGTTGGTTCATAAACATCTCAATAGAACTAACACAATATTGATGTTATATCTTTCATATATTTAAATTGTAGTATTCTTCAACATGTAAAATGAGGTGATAGTAGGTGGCATTATTTTCTCACACAAGCATTCAAACAAGTAATGAGGCGAGTCAACACTCATATTAAGAAGTGATAGGATCTATTATTAGTGCAATTGTTTGTCCATCCTCTGATTTCTCAAGAATAGTTAACAAATGATAAGATTCGTacatgaaaataatttattttctcctctttattttcttctaaACAAATAGGTACCACTCATCATAAGATAAATTCACATAAAATCTGGTGTAAAGTGTAAGTGGTATTTATTTCAAACTTGAAAAAGTAgaatatttattattgttttctatATATTTGAAGCAATAggttaattaataaaagataaaataaaaaactatttgTATGTTTATATTATGAATTGCAACTTCTTTATACATATGAATTCATATGAACTATTTCCAAgtaatattataaaattaatacGAACTATGAAAATTTATGTAATGCTATGGAACTAATACAAACTCTTGATTACAAATTCTTTTGAAATAATACTACGATACTAACACAAACTCTTTTGAAACATTAATTAAGAATTTACAtttgaaatgatttaaataaaagACTAAAAATAATGACCCaaaaatttacatatttaaaaACAACATTAAATATCATGTTGAATATTTAAACAGAAATCACTACAAATAAAAACCCAATACATTAACCAATTGAATTCAATCCCTCAACCCTTCCAAATGATTTATTTCCTAAGTAGAGGGGAGGGTCCATTCCATTTGCAAGTTCAAGCTACCAGATTCAACATTTCGGAGCTTCAACCACACTTCCTGGGTCTTTCTCCCATTTTCATACTGGAAAATGCTACTATCTTTGTACAAGCAGTTATCTTTGCAAGGAGACAACACTTTCTTATGTTTAGCTTGTTTCTCAAACAGCGGTTTCAAATCAATTTCAGCATCTCCCATTTTATCATCTCGCCTCCATGTATCATCATCCCACAGTTCCTACAAGATCCAAAACACCAGGACAATACAATACAGAAATCATGGACGTCATTACAAAATtattgtagtcatatgattttcacATTATAATGTTATTGTGTTTAGTTTCTGATATCAATTGTGTAATTTTTATCCTCGACGTTTTGGATCAAActttatgatccatcatcagaaggAAGAGAGCAAGACAAGAAAACAAAAATAATGTAATCAATCAAAAAAGACATCTTACCACTTTGAGCAGGCTAGAATAAGTATTCTCTACCTGAAATGGATTGTTACAGTCTATAATATTATTGTGTTTGATCCATCATCAGAAAGAAGAGAGAAAGACAAGAGAACAGAATAACGTAATTAATTAAGAAATACATCTTACCACTTTGGGCAGCTTAGAATAAGTATTCTCTACAGAAAATAATTTTTCACAGTCTATAATGTTATTGAGCTTAGCTTCTGATATCAACTATGTGAATTTTTCTTCGACATTTCAATCAAATTCCATGGTCCATcataacaaaaaagaaaagaaaataaaagaataacgtAACCAATCAAGGAGAACATCTTACCACTTTGAGCAAGCTGGAATCAGTATTCTCTACAGGAAATGTAAAAGCTTCCTTCCAAACTGGATTAAGATCATTGTTTTTGACTGAAGTCCTCCGCATCTGTGACAATCCTAACATTAATATCCCATATCATCTGCATCTCACAAGGAAACAAaaccaaaacaaaccaaaaaaacaaaaacttgCAAGTTTGATTACCCACATGATTTCCAAGCGTGAGGATGACATAAGGATCACTGCTTATGAAATCTCTAACGGCTAGATCAGTTGCCTTGATCACCTGCACTTTGAGAGTGCGGGTCATCTCTGCCAAAACTGCAATGCTCACAACTTCAGACTTCCATGTTTATGCCCATTTATTTATCAAGGCATTTCATGAACCGCCATGCTTAATTCTTCATTAGTCTAAAGTTCGAATAAGGAATATATTGTAAAGCAGAGAAATCCAATATTATAAATGAAAGCTATCATTTAAATAAGAGAAAATGGTACAAGGGTCAAATACCACTGTAACGTGGAGAGAAGCTTGGATCATGCCATTGTGTTTTTAAATGTCACAGGGAATAAAGTGGAAAAGCAGAGATGCTAAAGTTGCAAGAGAACACTTTAATCACATGTATTATATTATTGAGCCTGAGAAAATTGGAATTCTATCGACAAACGTGTCAAATAATCCTTCTTGTTTGCATTTAGGATTCTTATATTTGGTTTGAAAATACCGCTTTCAGACTCTaaggcagtagtttttgcttcagGTTTTCTTTAAGAAGGTCTATGTTATTACAAAACTTGGAAGTTAAAGATTAGGGTTGAGTGGAAGGTTCTTATATTAAAGTGGATTAGGTTGGTAAATATATTTTTACTTTTAGATTAAATGGATATTTAATACAATTTTTAGTTTTTAGTTGGAAAAATATCAATTTGGATTCATGTTTTTTAATTgactttaaaaaaatatttaaatttgatataattttaaaaaaaatattaaacattaattTCTTTGATTAACACCaatcaaaatgtttcaaatgatttagATTCACTTTTTTCACCTTTTAAAACTCTATCATTTTTTTGTTCCCTTTAAACCTCTACCTTGAACTTGGAAAATGGTTTTGGTAAAAGATCCTACCATAATACTTGCATAATTGaagtatatgtattttttttttgcatGGATATTATTTCAACAATGGGAAGATGGTATAAGTCTAAAAATTGTAAACTTTTGccctttttctttatgttttggaTTCATTATGGTTATGTTGTTCTTAAATAGAGTTATTAGTGTGTAAGATGTTATATTTCATGCAAAAGTCAACTAGTAATATGTTACCTAGCTCGAATTCCATCATCACACACCTATAGAAGTCAATCTCAATCcctaaatgttttgtttgcaaactTGATTCAAGTTTGCAAGTACGTATTTGATCCAAATCATCTCCACACCCGTGGTTTTGAAAATTCCTTAAgctctcaaatttcaaattttaagttGGGCTCCTTTTCCTCCATCTTAATAGTTGTTGTGAGATAACTAAAGTATGAATAATTCCAAATTTCCTACTGGGGTCCAAATTACAAACCAAGATGGTATATTTAAACACTAATCCTAATTCAAATGAATCACTACCATATATCTAAGAACAAATAAGGATAATAAAAaattcaaggaatgaaaaagaatcTTATTACTTCAACATTGTTTATTATCATCTAATTAGTCTATCCAAGGCTTAGAATGAGGAGAAAATGACCATCAAAATCTAGTAGATTCTTCAAAGGTGCATTTAACAATGCTTGTTCCTAACTAAATCTAAAGTCAACATGCAAAGGAAAACAAGTTTTCAATAGTGGACTTGGTTGAAATCAAGTTTGAGAGCTATAAGTTCAATTATGTGCAACAAGTTCAAGTATGTACACATATATCATTTACACACATGTGGAAGTGAACCCAAATATAATACAATTTTAGTTATTGTTGCGTCTCTACAAATCACGCTCCATTTTCTCATTGATAAAATAGGAACCCCATTTTTTTTATTTCGCTTTTGTCCCTTGTGTTTAACTcctttcttcattttcccttcctTGTTTCtacctttctttcttttcttccctcTTGcccacttttctcttttctttccttGTCCCTTTCGCCCTTTTCAAACTTTCAAGGATCTAGGTTCTGAGGTGTTGGTTTTGTTTTAGAAACCAACAATCTCTTATCTCTGAACCTTGCCCCTATTGTAGTATTGTCCCGAGTTTTCAtcggattatcaaacttaaccttaaAAGGAAAACTGATAAATTGCAATAATAAAAAAGATAAGCAAGttcataacacaacacacaacaccaacattttaacgtggaaaacttggttaagggaaaaaccacgatgggaacctacccacaatatgatgatactctgtagtagtgtgtgtaaatattacaatagggaatgcacatgtattcaggcacactgcctagagctcactactcaaaatataataacctggaaggctacaaccctcaggtaaGTCTCTGtgacttacaataatattcaaactataatccagattacatgaactgaaagaataacatctccaaatgcttgatgacagttccgattaagcacatttgtctgtcctgcaacaatctctactcaatacaccacatcgaAGGATAAATTTGCTTAAGCACAACATATACCACTCTATGATTATGCAGACAGTACATCAACACTTAATTTACACAActacatcacctatatatacaattcatcaaccttgacaagaaggtcggctaaaccctcatctcataattaaaaaattacatcacacgatacaaagatcaaccacccgaccaatatgatgatatacatgatatagcatggacctaaaccaaattctCAAACACGCGAcaacaccaaaaatcatgccaagatcaaccgcaacatgctacaccatcaagaataccgcataacacgaagaatatcaccgtatcaacaaaatcaccaataccgtgcacaatgatcaatgcggaccaccaaaacaaataggacatgattaggaaacaccaataagaacattagaaccatctgcaagggctgcactaacaccacttatcaaatcttcatcaatcaacatctgaaactcaagaacactcaaataatAGCAACTGGGACTAAAAAGAtagcttgcaaagcaccaaatcatgaaccatctgaaatgtagatacacatgaacatcccaaacaatctcccaaaatcataactaagatctgatcacactagaatatgttaggataaccgatggacgactgagagggggggggtgtgaatcagttgtcaacaaattatattaatcaaaccactttataacctttaatcagagaacataaacattgaataccggaatagcagaaatagatacccgtgagtaataaaacttaagaatgaaacaaagaattaacacaatgcaaccataccacataacaccatgatttgcacgtggaaaacttggtaaagggaaaaaccatggtgggaagcctacccacagtcaatgatacttctgcaaaaagtatgtgatacaatacggggcctacacatgcaggaaggcacactacctagagcgtactgctcattacaaaggagtctcactgactacaaagaggttataaccacctcaatataattggacaacaatccagaagaatgtactgccaaagataacatctaccatgcctgattacaatctcgattaagctcaataccgaaggcctttgacctcttacttaaacccaattcgatcacctatgatcgaccaaatctcctttgcatatgatatttcattccacgaccacgacCATTTCAAccaccatgatctataatgagatcttacatcaatttatacaaaccctaaggcctaaaccaattagatcggccacctaaaagatattacaataagatcattacatacatccatattaaaatgatatgccatatcagcttaagaccaaaacaacattaaccaatccataaatcatcctggtaacgtgtagagaatacgtaacatgataccggtccataacctagataggtactggacctaatctgggtccaccacaccaaagcgatgtctctAATCAGTCAAGGAGTGAACatagatcaccttctgcatcttgaattccatctagaagccacaccaacaccacttgtgcatcctgtcaaagattctcagaaaAAGATCTATCgataaaaaccttaaacccttaccggtaacattagttcttctactagtaaccaaaacctatctgccaataaccaaccataacaactagtgttgacatcaatgacaaaacatcaatgcaacacataatcaattcctccatattgctaacaaaatataccagaggaaataccgaactttGCAAAGCACTTGATGAGAAAAACCAAACTGCTAACCAGATcacatgatatgatcaattaagcttctggaTCACTGAAATTGATATAAAAAGATgcaatgatactagaaatactccataaaccgaaccatgatcccaataaaccaatctacaaccacCGAGCAATAAATCactgaaatatgttgacatcaatgacaacaacatatccaagcagcaacaatgtccaacaatctccccttttggcattgatggcaacatatggatgtgaaaaatagtcaatgcaaagaaagaaaatatctccaacaaaatccccctaagaCCAATCCCACCAACAAcaaataagacagtttttcacatgctttctcttcccctttgacatcaatgacaaaggttcttagaacagaaaaccaaactccaccccttagataaacaaatcatcTCAATTGAACCACaaacaaactactccaccagaggagcaacataaactcatcaatccagaaaaagataagactatgaagtccatcggattgatgcaactcaattcaTCTAGTTCCCATCAAGAGGGCTGGATACCCTAAGTTGTTTcccaaatagacaaatgtatctgcaagcaaagatttagtgaaaatatcaacaatttgttcctttgtagacacatattctagcttcacttcctcttcactaactttttctctcaagaaatgatacttaattgatacatgtttagtctt contains the following coding sequences:
- the LOC131034019 gene encoding protein C2-DOMAIN ABA-RELATED 6 isoform X2; the protein is MSSSRLEIMWMRRTSVKNNDLNPVWKEAFTFPVENTDSSLLKVELWDDDTWRRDDKMGDAEIDLKPLFEKQAKHKKVLSPCKDNCLYKDSSIFQYENGRKTQEVWLKLRNVESGSLNLQMEWTLPST
- the LOC131034019 gene encoding protein C2-DOMAIN ABA-RELATED 9 isoform X1 → MTRTLKVQVIKATDLAVRDFISSDPYVILTLGNHMRRTSVKNNDLNPVWKEAFTFPVENTDSSLLKVELWDDDTWRRDDKMGDAEIDLKPLFEKQAKHKKVLSPCKDNCLYKDSSIFQYENGRKTQEVWLKLRNVESGSLNLQMEWTLPST